The sequence below is a genomic window from Chiroxiphia lanceolata isolate bChiLan1 chromosome 8, bChiLan1.pri, whole genome shotgun sequence.
aagccactgctgctgtcttCTCTTTCCGTAGATACTGAGGGGAAGGCACATGCTCTGCAGAATGACTCTGACTGTGGGCTGTTGGTATCTGAGACTCCAGATGGCTCCAGGAAAGTATTGGTTTCTTATACTGGCTGTTATATCTTTGAATGGGTGAGTGACCTTATGGATTCTGCTGGGACTGTGACtactgctgctctggctgccctgACTGGTGTGGCTTTCCCCTAGAATGGCCATTACCTTCTGCTGGTTGGGCTTGAAGGAACAGATGCTGCTGGGCAAAAGGTTCTTCATGAAGAGATGCTGCTCAGGTGCCCTGTGGACCTTCCTGGTAAGATTCTGATAGTTGCTTGTATCTTGTGGGTGATGGGTGCCATTCCTTTCAGTTTGCTGTCCCTAGTCAGTCTGGGGGGCTAGGAAAGGAGACTTTCTGCTGTGCAGAAAACTCCCTGGAAAAGGGTTTGGACATAGGAACCACCAACTTGCTGGGAACTTGTGCGTCTTTGCAGGATCGGCAGGTGAATATGTTCACTGTGTCTCCTAGCCATATTTTGACTGCTTGGGTCCCTGCAAGTTCAGGGACTGAGCCAGAGACAGTGATTTTCCTAACTACCAAGAGTTGATCCAAAACACTTTATCTTGACAGATCTCATACAAGTCCAATCTCCTCCTGTGCATGGTTTCCAGGGGAGATTCTGTTCCAGGGAAATGCATGTTCCTTCTGAGCAGGCTTCCATGCCACCTCCAGGCCATGTGTTTAACCCTCACCTGACTTtaatttcccttcatttttatgCAGAGTCACTAGGACATCTTCCACCAAAGTCCTTTGTCTTTGTCCCCCTGCTTTTGTGCTTTAGCTGCAAActcctgctgtttttttccagccctAGATGCTCCAAGCAGTAGTGTCTGTTCGGCCGTTCCCAGCCAGGACCGGCTGCCGTGTGCCTCCTTGCCTGTCAGCCAGGGAAACTGTGAAGTGCGAGGCTGCTGCTATGACCCTAGAGACAGGGTAAATCCTTGCTACTTTGGTAACACAGGTAAGCCTGAGCAGCtgtcctcccctcctgctgagTTGCTTCAAAACAGGATTCCTCACTTTGCTGTCAGAGCAGAGTTGGTGTAGTATCAGTCCTGCAGGTGGCTTAGGGCTATGTTTTTGCCTGTCAAGAATACCACATTCTATTGAGGTGTCCAGCCTTTTCAAGTGTATTGCAACAGACCTGGGTTTATGGCCAGAGTCAATGTTGCTGTTAGAGCTGGTTGCACTTGTCTTGCCATCCTTAGCAATTGTTTCAGGGCTTAAAGGCAGGAGAACTCGCAAAACTTGCTGGCCTCATCTTTGCTGTGATGTTTTGAGTCTCCTTTCCattcctcttttccctgagCTTAAGATGGATTGTATCTTTTCCTCTAGTGACAGCTCATTGCACACCAGATGGCCAGTTTTCCATTGCTGTTTCTCGGGATGTGACCCTGCCACCCATTGTCCTGGACTCCGTGCAACTGGCCAGTGGACACAGTACTGGCTGTGTTCCTACTGTGAAAAACAATGCATTTGTTGTGTACCAGTTCCCACTCTCTGCCTGTGGCACCACTTTTCAGGTAAGAGTTGCAGCTGTCACTAGGCTGGAATAGCAGAAGCTGGCAGACCTGGCACAACCTGACGTGGCTTTGGCTACTTAATGGACACCCTATAGACTTCCAGAGGCCAAGTGCTGTTCTCCTACCTCATAGTGATCCAGCTTGACTTTACCACAGTGATGATGCCTGTCTGTTGTTCTAGGTGACTGGAGGCCAGGCCATATATGAGAATGAATTGGTGGCATCCAGGGATGTGAAAACTGCAAGCCTTGGCTCTGTCACTAGGGATAGCACTTTCAGGTATTACCCTGGGGCTGATGTTGCTGGGTGCCATTGTGTTCAATGTTTTCTCTTTGAGCCTACATGAAATTCTATAGAGAGCAAGACTAAAAGTAATTGGATGGAGAAAGAACTTGTTTGCAATTGTGCCTCTGAGATGTAGAAGCAAAATCAGATTCCATTGGAGTACCCCAACTTCTCTGAAAGAGACGGTTTTGCTGTTCTCCTACgttaattcattttaataaagaacATCTAAATCCCTGCAGTGATAGTGATGGTAGAAAAGAGCAGCCAGAGAGTTGGTTGCAGTCCCAGGTAACTGAGTTCCTTTGCCTCAACCTTCAAAAAACAGGAAGGCATTCTTTTCATTTGGCAGAAAGCCCTCAGGCTGCAGGACCCCCTTCCCCTCCAACACCATGAGCCTTCCTGACTGGTGGTCTGTTGCAACTGCTCAGATccttgcaggcagcagcagtgagtgCAGTGGATGAAGAAGGAAGGACCCTTGCCTGGGAGGAACAGCCCCTCCCACAGGATGCTGGCCACAGGCACTGCAGACCTACTCTGCAGTGTAGCAGCAGATGTGGGCACTGCCCCAACCCAAATTAAATAACAGCTCAAATGCTcataaatagatttttctttattggcTTGTTAATGTACACACATGCAGCGCTATCCATCTACAAAGCATGGTCTTGGTGGgacatgggctgcaggagcagccatGGGATCTGTGTTTGTGAGAAAAGCAGCTGATTGATGCAGCCACTGTGCTCAATGGTGCCATGACAGAATGTCAGTGCAAGGGGCTGCAATGTCACCCAGAGCCTCCTGTGATGGGGTGGAGTTCTGGGAGGCTTCAAAGGTGTCTGCTCTGTGCATATATCTATGTTTGGACTGCCTTCCTGGAACCTGGGCAAGGTGGGCCAATGCTCCTGCTGTTGGTTTCAGTAAAGGAGATGTAAAGGAATAGCCAGGCTGAAGATGCTGTAGAGAGTGGTTTAGTGCTTTTCAGCGggggagagcacagagctggtaGGCAGGAGGTACGTTGCCTGTCCCACTCAGTGTCGGGGTTATGCTGAGCTCCTGGGGATTGACAACAGACTTCAAGGTAAAGTTCTGCAAGATGGTGGCTACGAGTAAGAATATCTCCATCCGTGCCAAGCCCTCTCCAGGGCATATTCGCTTTCCTGAAAGTGGAAGCACAAAACAGCACTCAGTAGGTGTTTCTAAGTAGACCAGAGTTTGTACTAAGCAGGTGTGTTGCACAGCTCTATTTACTacccacagccacagcagtgaGATGACTGTCAAGATTTACTAAGGACATTTTCAAGAGAAGAAAGTACCCTTGGCAGTTTGGATGGGTGTATGAAGGAAGAACAGGAGTTGGAGAAGTCTCAAACATGGAGAGAACATCACAGGAGTCAAGATGAGAGAGAGCAAGGGGACATAAAGCACAGGTGAAAAAGTGGAAGGTTGAGGTTATTTTTAGGTGAGTGGTTGCATGTAGAGGTgctggggaaaagcagagctaCCACTGAAAGAAGGTTGGTTCAGGATGACTTTGGTGGTTGCATAGGAAGGTGACAGGTATTTTAGAAGTGTCAGTGGATCCCGTTCACATCATTACATTGGCAACTCCTAGTAGGAAATTTGGGAAGCCTTCAGGTCTGAACAAGGTGGGACATGCCACTGGagatgggagcagcagggaagagttATCCAGAGAGCAGCAAGTCCCAAGGAAGCACCAGTGGGACCATGTTGAGAAGAGGCAGTGTGTGTTACAGGGAAAGGCCGGGTAGTCACCAGAGGAGAAGGCtgacagacagagaaaaagagaaagcctgTGCTTTACCTGCTGAGAAGGGCATGAAGAAGTTGCTCTTCTTAAAGGTGCCATTCTTGTTCAAGAAATGTTCAGGATTGAACTCATATGGATTTGCAAACTCTTTACTGTCATGGAGGACAGAACTGAGGACAGGATAAATTGTGGTTCCCTGAAGTAACACAAGAAGAGCAGAACGTGAAGGGGAGGTAACTTAGATCACTCAATTTGACTGCCTGCCAAGTTAAAACTGAGATTCCCAGTATAGCCCTACCAGTGCCTTTGGTTTCCCTTTGGGGACCCTTCTTTTGGGGAGGCAGCGTTAGGGAGACCCTAGTGGATGTCACAGCAGTGACAGTTGTTGGCTGCTCTTCCTTAATGCTCCCTTTCACCTCCAGAACATTTATCCTCACCTTGCTCTGGTCATCAGGGGACATCAGAGCtaattcttcctctttcttaGTGTTTCACAATAATGAACTTGTAGATGTACCATGTCCCTTCTTTTCTGTGAGCCTCAAAAAGCGAAAGCACACAAGGTTGTGGAAATGAAGCTCACTTCCCCTCCCCTGACAGATTTCTCCTGCCACAATCCTCTTCCTGACCAGACGTTGATGGGGGCTGGATTAATCGGCAGTGATGACAGAAGAGCTCTTTGCTAGAAGTTGAGCAGTTCTCTGGATCCTGCCTTATGATTATACACAGACAGCTGGAAATCACAATGCCAACAGCACATGTTTACAGTCACCCAGAAGAGCAAGGAGCATTGCTGCAGTGGGTCAGGCCACGCCATGGGCTGCTGTAACCCACCAGCCTGCCTCTGGCAGTGGCCAGCAGAGATGGCCTCAGGAAGTATGTGAGAACAGAGCAAACAGGTTTTGCTTGTTCCTTTGAATGGTAACATACCCTCCAGCACTTTGTGGCTCAGGGGCTTTCTGTGCTCAATAACCAGCAACTGACTTTGCTTCCAAGCATGTGCATAGGCTGTCCTGGATGGtggtgagcagctccaggactTTGCTGCTCTGGGTTTTTGTGAACCCACTGTGCTTCCACAGATAGGTAAAGCAAGGGAACAAATGTGTTGGTCAGCGCTGCTGTTCTAGTCTTGGCCCATGGAGTGTCAACAAGGGAGTGCAAATGAGCTACAGAAGCCTGAAGATAAAACCTTCATGAAGGTCTGGGTGAAAACAAGGTCAAGCCACAACAGTTCTGGCTTCTGGCTGTAACAGCCTAAGGGCAAATGTGCTGGCACCTCGTGTTGAACTTAAGGGAGCTTGCCCACTAACCTTAGGAATGATGTACTCTCTGAAGGAGGTGTCTTTGGTCACAGTGTGAGGGAGAGCCAGGGGGATAAGAGAGATGAAGCGCTGGATTTCATGGACCACCGCATCTGTGTAGGGCATCTGGTTTCGGTCAGCCACACATGGTTTTCGTGATCGTCCTATTACCTGGTCAATCTCTTCTTGAACTTTCTCTATCATGAGAGGCACAAACCATAAAACGGGTAAATATAACCAAACCTACATAAATAGGTTGCCCTAAGCTGTTTACAAATCACAGATGGCAGGGGCACTGATGTTGGTTTTGGTGTTCACTAGAACACAGTTCCACTGCTGCCCATGCAAAGAAAGTTTTCCTATTGACTTGGCTAAACAGGAGTACTGGGAGATAAAGGTGTGGACACAGTCAGGTGCCAGGCTGTGAAGGGACTGTAGCTGATGATGATGCCAGTGGAGCTGAGGGGCCTCCATTGGCCACCATGAGGAATGACAGTGCAAGGATTTTGTCCATTTGGGTAAAAtatgagagaaagagagagaaagcaaaagctgggAGAAGGAAGTGGTGTTAGGCAtgtgcccagcccagggaaaaTGCTAGAAAGGAAGAGATCACAAACTGGTACCTTGTATCTTTGGGTGtttgagaagcagcagaagcccATATCGTATGGTGGTGCTAGTTGTCTCAGTTCCAGCAATAAACAAGTCAAAGGTGCTCGTTATCAGGTTCTTCAGGTGGAAACTGGAATCAGGACGATCTTTCTCCTAGGGAAAAGGCTGGGTTGTTTCTCTGGGTAAGCTGAGAAAAGTGGCCCTTTCTCATGTCATCCCAAGCCTTCCTTTTCACCTAGagcttttgcatttttgtgttAAAGTGCAGCACCATCTGGGGCACTGCAATGCTACCTTGAGCGGTAAACTCAAACTGCCTTGATCAACCTTCTTTCAAGCTGAGCATCGAATGGTACTGAAGTGCTTGTTTGCCCTTGCTATACCAACTGCTTTCCAGTGAAAGAAGTGCAAGACTAGAGTGAAAATGTCCTGTGTTTTGGTGAGAGCAGATGAAGCTCTCCCTGTCCAAGCAGCTGCAGGTAGTGGGGGCTGGGGAGCATGCACACCCAGAACTATAAGCTCTAGCACAGGCAATGTCTGGGATATGTCTTCCCATTGCACAGCTGACAGGGAACGGGTCATCCCAATGTCTGTGTTACTTATGAGAGGGAATAGACTCAGCATAGGTGTGTTTGGGGATGAGCTGGGGCTGTATGCTGTCTCCTTACCTCCTGCATTTTGCTGAGGAAACAGTCGATGAAATCCTGAGGGGAGTTGGGATCTAGGGAGGCTTGGTGCAACTTCACCTCCTCTGCCACAAAGGCTTTGAGAGCATcaaattctgcaaatattttgttgtgTGGGCCAGGCAAGTAATCCATGATCTTTGAGAACATCTGGTAGAgctagaaggaaagaaacaggaaggtTGCTAGTATGATCATAAACGCGTcctttgatattaaaaaaaaaccaaggaaagcCACAACCCTGTCAACTGAGCCAAGCAGAAGGACTATGAGTctgggcagcctggcagggctgtaGAGGCTTGCTTAGTAGTAATAGGAACCTTAGAGTTGGAGAAGAAGGGTGTTCAGGATTAATGGGAAGCTGCACTTAGCAAAGCCAATTCCATTGGTGAGGGTGCTTCTTGCTCTCAAATGAAATCCcttctgtgcagcagagcattgATGGGCTCCTAATTAGAAGACTGAAATGGAACTTCATTGGGAGGGAggcctcctgctcctctgggagaATGTTGCCACTGTGAAATGGCTACTGAATGTACCTGTCCCCAATGGGAGTTCATCATGTCAAAGATGTTGTTCATGTTGTTCATCAGAGCCAGGAACTTCTTGTCTTTGTAATCATACCGTTTCCCAAAGACGATGGAGCATATGACATTGGAGACAGAACAGCTCAGCATGAAGGTTGGGTCAAAAGGTGTTCCTGTGATTTCAGAAAAGTTACAGACtataaaaaaacctcacaaaactATATCTACTTATGGCTACCGTGGGTAATCTGAACTCTGGTTGTTAGTGGAAATATCAGATCACAGTCTCTGAGTCATACAGAAGAGTCCTCCAAAGAGAACAGTACATGATCATGAAATTATTTACACCTTTGTAATGAGGGGTATCTGATGCGTGGACCAAATCCATAGGGACTTCAGTTCTTTGCTGAAGACATGAGCTCCCCTAatacagtaaatttttttcaaacataagatatattaaaaatggaCCATACCCTTTGTTTTACTTATCTCTTCCAGCAAGTAGTCAGACTCCTCCTGTATCCTCTCTTCGATGCTCCTCTTCCCCATTCCAAAGTTCCGCAGAGTGGTGAGAGCAAACCGCCGGACTTGTAACCATGGCTCGTTGTTGCTGAAAACAATCcctgcagaggaagaaggaagaccTGGCTTGGGCATGCTGGGTGTGGGATGAACAGTGCCTCACAGTGACAGAGAATCCTCTCCCTGGAGAGCACTGACATGGTAGTGTCACAGAGTCCTGTGGTTTGGAGGCAATCTCTGGAGGTTCTGTAGTCCAACTGTCTGCTTCTGGCCTTCTCCACTACATACCCAACCTCCTTGTGAATAATTGATCACTCATATCCACTCACAGCTTCCCTTGCTGCAGCTGGTGGCTGTTGCCCCttgccccttcccagcccatcTCTGAGAACAACTGGCTCCACTTCTCTGATACCTCTCCCACTTTGGGTGGTGGAAGCCAGGAACTACAGCCCACtttgccttcccttctccaggtgggACGCACAAACACCCTGCAGTCTCCCTCGTGCATGGTACATTCCAGCTCCAATCTGCTGAACACACCCTCACAGCCCTTCCCTTCTCAGAAGGAGGTCAGTCAGCAAACATACCTAATCCATTGTTGGCCCTGTCTCCTATTGGCATGTGTCCTCTGGCAGCAAACTCATCCGCACGATCAACCAAAGCTTCTTTCACCACATCATGTCCGTGCAGCACCACCACTGGGTCAGAGCCCAGGTGCACTGTGAACACTGGTCCATACTCTTCACTGAGCTGTAAAAACGCAAGAGAGAACACAACCATGTAGCAAATAGGAAGGAAGAGCTGAAAAGTCTCCTTGCTGCTACATCCCATTGCAGGCAGTGAGCCTCACACACCAGCAACAGCGAGATTTGGTCCTCTCATGATAAATGTGGCCCTGAACAACAAGGGCAACAGCAACAAGGGGGAGCAGCTGCAATCCCCATgactctgctgctcctctgggattGCAATTCATCAAGCTATAGCCAGAGGTTGTCCCCATGCCCAGGTGCCACACATTTCTCACccacagaagaaagagaggaaaagaaagtggcCTTACCTTCTCGAGGGTTTTGGCCAAGTTATTTGGTTTCACATGCAGCAAGTTACCTAGAATGGGAAGGGGAGTTGGTCCTGGAGGCATCTTCCCCTTTCCAGATTTCCCTTTCCATGCTGCAAAGGAGAGCAGGCAAGCAATGCAAATCAGGAGGACAACAgtggctgctcccaggagcTCCATTTGTTTCTGCAGTTCAGGAGAGGGTGAGTCTGGCTACTAGAGTCCGAGTTATATAATGAGGGCTGTGTTAGCTCAAGAGCAGGTTTTAGGTCACATGGCTGAGTTAGTCAGTGTTACTAGTCAATCATTTGTTACATTGCCCTGTGTTATGAAACTATGACTTTTATTGCTATTAATTGGTCATTGAAGACTCGCCTTATCTCAAACAACTGCAAAGGCCAACAGAGGCCAAGAAATTTATAATGTGCTCATAAATCTTGTTTTGTTTACCCTACAGTTAATTGTTAAAGAGATCACACCAAGGGTGCATTCTTGTACTGAGGCGCTCACAGTAATTCCCTCTCACGGGAGCATCTTCAGTGCCATTTAGGATTTTAATTCTTCAGTATCAATTGTGCAAACTCTCACTGCTGTGAGCCATCCTTGATTGTTCCTGAAATCTTCCTGACATTGGTAGAGTTTGTGCTGCATGTGACTTGCCAAAGGACATACAGACATGTTCTCCTCAGTGCACAGCAATTAAATGCCTCAGTCTCTCTCCCTAGGGGTGTCTGGCCTCACAAGAGAGGAAAGTATAAAATATCCATCTAGCATGGGCAGAAAGGTCTCCAGACATCACAGTAGACAAAGACATAAGAAAAGTGGATGAGACCTTGGGACTCTGACCTCTTCAAGGAGAGGAGTTTTCTCTAGAGGAGAAAACAATTGAGGAAAGcaggcagagaagagaaatcAAGAACTTGAGAGGGTCTctggggaatggcttcccaaaTTGTGACAGAGCAGAGGCTGCGTATAGGTTAGTGCAGCCTGGCAACTAGTCCTTGCACTTGTAATGACCAAAGAAGCTCACCCAAACTACTGCTGGAAGCTGGCATGCACAAgttcttgttttgttctgtctGAGTCCACTAGGAGGAACTGCTGCCCTGGAAGGTCCATAGGTGCTCTGAGAAACAGCAGAGCATGTCTGGGAAAGGACCCTCAAGGTTGTTCTCAGCTTGCTCAGTCTGGCCTTATCCCGCTGTCTCTCCTGAACTGTGACACTTTTGCAGGCAGACAGATCCAACTGATCAGATGTTGCAAGAATAGGGGATGTAGGACTTGGCAGGAATTAGCAAGAGGCCTGGGTGAATTGAGTGCTTAGTTGGACTGTGCTGGGTTTGCTCTAAGTCCGTGTGTTAATGTGAGTTTCCTCTTCCAATCAGAGGTGCTAGGGAAAGTCTCCATCCCTTGCAAAAGTTTCtgtaccttcccttccctatgAGTTCTTAAGTCACCCTCGCTCTCTTGCATAGGTGCAACAATTTGctaattgttctttttaaatctcattttactTCTTAAAGACCCACACTAGATATTTTAGTGGGAAAACTGAATTACCAACAACTTTTGGCTGGGTGCTTATCTGCTGGCCTAAATTCCTGCATCAGCTCAGATGTCAGGGCAGTTCATGGAAGTTCATGTAGCTTTATGGACTTTTCACCTGATAAAAGTAAAGTTCATGAGAGTTTGCACTGCTATATGAGGTAGCTGCCAGCTAACAGCAATCATGAACTTTCCACCTTGTCTGTAAAGTTCCCTTGTTCCCATGACCCTCATTGATCAGCTTCAGGCTAGTGGACCACAGAGACATTTGCTTCTCCTGTCCTCATCCCCTCCATGTCCTGTTTGTGGTGGTCTTGGGTGCTGTCTAAACTGGTGCTTACAGCTGGGTCATTGTAATGCACGAGAACTATCAAATGGGTGAGGAAAAGATTTGTGAGGAAGAGAAACCTGTCTGTTTTATCTCAGCCAGGCTGCTTCCCACTTTCTAGAACAACTTCTTTCaaacaaagcatttcatttCCATGAATTTCAGGTTAATTTCAAGTGCCTCTCACCTCTGTCCAGTGTGTGTGTAGGTACTAGGAAAGGGCAATTACCTGAAACTGTTCTCAGCACAGGTATTGCTTGGTGGACCTACAGCACTCTCAGGGTTGTTTCACGTAGAATTATTCTTCATCTCCATGTAGATATTTAGGGCACAAAAAGGCATGCACAAACACAAATGTGTGCATCACTTCTGCAACAGTGTAAAAACATTCACATCTCCATTGCATGAATGCAGAAACATCTGGATGGAAAGACAGACAACGAGGCGTGTGGCTGCCTGGTGCATGGCTATGGAGAAGGCTCTACATGAGACACATTGCAGTTACAGGCAGCAACGGGTGCTGGAAGGGCACAGTTTTCTCGGGGATCACAGAGGCTCCCCTTATGTGTGTTTCAAGCCCATCTAAGGGACCCCCTGTAAGTTTTTGGGAGTGGGGATCCAACAGAGCATAAAGTCCTGCCACCTGCCAGCCAGGCCTAGACCAGTCCTGCAGCTTATCCCTGCACAACCACACTGCAAACAGGGCTGTAAGTCCATAGCCAAGAGTGTTTACAGGCAATCACCACCTTTTAGGTGTGCAAAGCCTCCCGAGCTCCATAGTTTCCCACACGTTTCACGTGAAGGgctatttctgtgctttcatgTCAGCACCCTATGCCTGGCATTTGAGGCAGTGTCagctttaaaagaataaaagagcaaaagagCACTGTCACTCAGTTTCTGGCACTCATGCCTTGTAATGAGCAATTAGAGCAGCAATAGGGCACCTGGGGAAAAGCAGCCAGATGTCCTGCATGTCTCCGCCGTTGGAAGAACTCAGAGTGACAAAAAGGATTTGAAGACCCTGCTGGGGCTCTACAGTACGAATACAGACCCATCTCTTGACATATGCTCAGCTCTTGCTCTATGGTTTCCTTCAAAGGGTGCAAGCAGGCTCTGTTGGGTTCAGGTGAGGGCAATGACAGGTGCTAAAAACTGCTGGGCTGGGCCCACCTGGACACTTCAGGGATTTCTGATCCCAGCTGGCTCCACAATTTAAAAGGGCTAGGCTAAGGGCAGTTACTTCATGGTCCTTAGCAAGAGAGCAGGATGGGTGTTGTAGGACAGTCTGGGGCTGCATTGGGTGCTGTGCTTTTCTGGGTGTTTCTTGGTCCCCTAGCTTTGGTTATGGGGGCTCGTAGTGTTTTTTCTGACCCCACCCTGCTGATTTGTGGCCAAGAAAGCTTACAGCTCACCTTAcctctgggctgggaagggaatgcTTCATTGGTGCTGACTACTTGGGGTAAGTGAGGCCGGTGTCAAGAGGCATTTTTAGCCATATCTTTGCACACTGCAGAGGTGCCTGGAATGAGGAGGAAGGATTGGGTTTTGATGTGAAGTGTTGCTGAACAGCTTTCAGTGCATCTTGTATAATCAGGGAGCTGTTTATAGGACCCAGTAGTCAAGCGTTTTGGTGAAGTACTGTGCCTGGATCTAGATGGTCTTGGCTGCTGGATTCTCCCACATGCACCCCTCCTGGTCCAGACCCTAATACTGTCTAGGTCCCTGTTTCCTACCAAAAGGTAGGATTGTAGTGGACCCTATCTGTAATGTGGGATGTTaaagccactgctgctgtcttCTCTTTCCGTAGATACTGAGGGGAAGGCACATGCTCTGCAGAATGACTCTGACTGTGGGCTGTTGGTATCTGAGACTCCAGATGGCTCCAGGAAAGTATTGGTTTCTTATACTGGCTGTTATATCTTTGAATGGGTGAGTGACCTTATGGATTCTGCTGGGACTGTGACtactgctgctctggctgccctgACTGGTGTGGCTTTCCCCTAGAATGGCCATTACCTTCTGCTGGTTGGGCTTGAAGGAACAGATGCTGCTGGGCAAAAGGTTCTTCATGAAGAGACGCTGCTCAGGTGCCCTGTGGACCTTCCTGGTAAGATTCTGATAGTTGCTTGTATCTTGTGGGTGATGGGTGCCATTCCTTTCAGTTGGCTGTTCCTAGTTTAGTCTTGGGGGCTAGGAAAGGAGACTTTCTGCTGTACAGAAAACTCCCTGGAAAAGGGGTTTGGACATAGAAAGCACTAACTTGCTGGGAACTTGTGCGTCTTTGCAGGATCGGCAGGTGAATATGTTCACTGTGTCTCCTAGCCATATTTTGACTGCTTGGGTCCCTGCGAGTTCAGAGATTGAGCCAGAGACTAGGTACAATGATTTTCCTAACTACCAAGAGTTGATCCAAAACACTTTATCTTGACAGATCTCATACAAGTCCAGTCTCCTCCTGTGCATGGTTTCCAGGGGAGATTCTGTTCCTGGGAAATGCATGTTCCTTCTGAGCAGGCTTCCATGCCACCTCCAGGCCATGTGTTTAACCCTCACCTGACTTtaatttcccttcatttttatgCAGAGTCACtaggacaccttccaccaaaGTCCTTTGTCTTTGTCCCCCTGCTTTTGTGCTT
It includes:
- the LOC116789911 gene encoding zona pellucida sperm-binding protein 4-like, producing the protein MGVVGQSGAALGAVLFWVFLGPLALVMGARSVFSDPTLLICGQESLQLTLPLGWEGNASLVLTTWDTEGKAHALQNDSDCGLLVSETPDGSRKVLVSYTGCYIFEWNGHYLLLVGLEGTDAAGQKVLHEEMLLRCPVDLPALDAPSSSVCSAVPSQDRLPCASLPVSQGNCEVRGCCYDPRDRVNPCYFGNTVTAHCTPDGQFSIAVSRDVTLPPIVLDSVQLASGHSTGCVPTVKNNAFVVYQFPLSACGTTFQVTGGQAIYENELVASRDVKTASLGSVTRDSTFRQEVRCLSHSVSGLC
- the LOC116789912 gene encoding cytochrome P450 2C19-like codes for the protein MELLGAATVVLLICIACLLSFAAWKGKSGKGKMPPGPTPLPILGNLLHVKPNNLAKTLEKLSEEYGPVFTVHLGSDPVVVLHGHDVVKEALVDRADEFAARGHMPIGDRANNGLGIVFSNNEPWLQVRRFALTTLRNFGMGKRSIEERIQEESDYLLEEISKTKGTPFDPTFMLSCSVSNVICSIVFGKRYDYKDKKFLALMNNMNNIFDMMNSHWGQLYQMFSKIMDYLPGPHNKIFAEFDALKAFVAEEVKLHQASLDPNSPQDFIDCFLSKMQEEKDRPDSSFHLKNLITSTFDLFIAGTETTSTTIRYGLLLLLKHPKIQEKVQEEIDQVIGRSRKPCVADRNQMPYTDAVVHEIQRFISLIPLALPHTVTKDTSFREYIIPKGTTIYPVLSSVLHDSKEFANPYEFNPEHFLNKNGTFKKSNFFMPFSAGKRICPGEGLARMEIFLLVATILQNFTLKSVVNPQELSITPTLSGTGNVPPAYQLCALPR